Genomic window (Dyadobacter fanqingshengii):
TTGGTTTTGTTCCAAAAGCGAATGTTCTATCCAGGATTCAGTCGGAGAGCCGCCCACTGCGACCTGGATTAGTCCGATCGGGACGCTGGCTTCCTGTTTTATTTTTTTACCAAAATAATAAGCGACTGCCGAGAACGAGGCGGCGGATGCTTTATTGAATGTTTGCCAACTGCTGGAAAAATATTCATAACGATTGACTTTGGAGAGCGAAGCGGAATCCCACGCAACATCGCCCGTTGAAACAATCCCTTCCATTTTCAGCAAGCGCATTTTGGAATCGAATTTTTCAGCCCTTAATTCCTCCGGCCCTGTTTGTGCATCCTGCAATGCAAATTCCATATTCGATTGCCCGGAACACAGCCAAACATCACCGATCAGCACATCACTCACAGTGATTTTCTGATCATTGGCAGAAACTGAAATCGCATACGGACCGCCTTCCTTTGAAGCTGGAAAGACCACATTCCATTTTCCCGATTGATCGGCTTTGGTGGTCAATGCTTTATTTAAGAATTGAACATTAACATTGCTTCCACTCGCCGCTTTTCCGTAGATTCTGATGGGTTTGCTTCTTTGCAAAACCATGTGATCTGAGAAAATCGGGGCTAATGTTAATGTGCTGTCCAAGGCATACTGTGCTTTGGAAAAATCGAAAGCAAGCACATTGAGCAACAACAAAAAGAGCATTCTCACCATCATTCGTACATGGTTAACCCTTTCAAATCACGTTCCGCGGGCATCATTAAACTGAATACATAACCGAAAACCACGCAGCTTACAAGCCCGGTGAAGGCATACATCAGCAAGTGAATATTGGTGTAATGCTGGATAAGTATCTGTGTAAAGCAGCTGATGGCCATGCCGGCCATTACTCCGTTTCCGCTGGCTTTTTTGGTAAAAATGCCGAGAATAAATGCGCCGCCAATGCAGCCTGTGAACAAGCCGAGAATGGTGTTAAACTTATCCCAAAGCGAGGAAACGCCCTTATGCGCCATGTATAGCGCGATGCAGGTTACAAAAACCCCGAGGAGTAAGGTGGCAGTTCTGGCAAAAAACAATGTTTGTTTTGGGGTAACGTCGGGCCTTAGTTTTTGGTAAAAATCAGTCGTCAGCAATGTTGCCGTGGAGTTCATACTGGCTTCGGTGCTGCTCATGGCTGCGGCGAAAATGCCTGCAATAAGCAATCCCGACAAGCCCGCCGGAAGCTGACTCACAATGTACCACGGGAAAATGTTATCCTGATCATTCAAAGCCATATTCACCTGCTGCGGCTGCTCGCGGAAGAACAAGAACAGCAATGTACCAATGGAGAAAAATACGAGTGTGGAAGGCAATGTCAGCCACGCTCCCAGTTTTAAGCTTTTGATCGATTCCTTTTCAGATTTGGTCGTCAGATAACGCTGTACAGTGGTTTGATCCGTTCCGTAAGTCAGCAAGTTGATTGCTAATCCACTAATCACCACGACCCAGAAAGTGGGTTCGGTGAAGTCAAAACGGAAGTCGAAAACCTTTAATTTATCGGCCTGATCCAATGCTTTGAAACCTGCATTCCAGTCATTAATGTGAAATGGCAGGTAAAACAAGCAGAACAACGCGCCTGTCGCCAGGATCAACACCTGTATCACTTCAACCCAGATTACGGCCTCAATGCCGCCCTTAACCGTGAAGAAAATGCTGATTGCACCGATCATGATGATGCAAATGTTGATGTCGATGCCCGTTACCAATGTGAGCGCAATGCTCGGAAGGAGCACCACAATGCCCATCCGGCCGATTTGAAGCAGTACGTAAAGCGCTGACGCCATCACCCGCGATCCGTAATTAAAGCGTTTGCCCAGATATTCATAGGCTGAGGTCACATGGAGCCGCCTGTAAAATGGAATGAAATAGCCCGCCACGAGCGGCATGACCATGATGATGGTCATTAACAGGAAAAAATACGTCCAGTCCGTGCCGTAAGTTTTAGCCGGAATGCCCATGAATGTGATGGCGCTAAGCTTCGCCCCGAAGATGCTGATGCCTGCTGCCCATTGGGGAATGCGTTCGCCGCCTTTGAAATAATCGTCCGTATTGTTCGTCTTGCCAGTAAAAAGGAAGCGCCCGGCTGTCATGAGCAGGAAACAAATCCCTAACACCGCCGAGTCGATCCAGGAGAAAAATGGCTTGTGCTGTATGGTGCCTTTGGTGATCGCAGGTGTGCGGGTTCCGGGGCGGATTTCGCCGCTGGGGATGAAAATGTCGTTGTTCCATTTCACCGCTGTGGTCGTAACCTGCGCTGCTCCCGGGAGTTGGCCGATGGTTGTCCAGGCGTCGGTAATGGTGTTGTATAAATAAATGTCTTTGCTGAAACCCTGGTGGGAAGTCAGCAGCGCGACTTTTTCTGCTTGCAGCTTTTGTTTTAATTCCGCTAACTCAGCCTGGGCGATTTGCGCGTTGAATGTTTCGATCTGGTGAAACACATTGCCTTTATCGCCACCGATCAGCAAAATGTAGGAAGCCCCGCTGGCAACACCCGTTCCCGCAGACCAGGTTGTAACCTGTTTTCCATCGCTGATGTCGCTTAGTTTCTGCCAGGATTTTTTCGCAGGATCATAGCTGAAATTGCTGCTATGCAAGTCGCTGATCCCGCTCGTCGTCGCGCTTCTTCCACCAAGCACATACACCTGGGAGTGCTTGCCATTGTTCTGCGAAACGACAACCGAGTGAGACATTGCGACAGGAAGCGCTGGTAAAATCTCCCATTTTGGCGCAGCTTCGGAAAGATTTAGTGCAAAAAATTGATTAGATGGCTTGCCATTGTTTTCGCCTCCAACTATATAAATAATATTACCAATGCTGGTTGCGCCGGCATTGGCCAGCGCAACCGGCATATCCGGTAAGGGTTTAGAAATTACTTCACTTGTTGCAGCATTCCAGTGCATTAAAAAAGCCTTGTTCGTCACGCCATTTTCCTGCTCTCCACCCAGACAAACAATGCCATCTGCAACAGAGACGCTTGCGCCATACGCAGTCTTTTCCTTTAAATGGGGTGTTTTCGAGACGATCCACTCATAAGCATCCTGTTTCTTTTGCAAAACATAAACCTCACCGCGATAGACCTTTTTACCGCCTTCCCAGGGCATTCCGCCTGGGAAATTGGCACCGCCAGCCACAATCAGCACGCCGTTATGCACGCCCGTGAAGGCGCCTGCGACGCCGAGCTGTTTTTCGCCCCCGGATGGTTGCGGCAAACTCGTGAGTTCCGTCCACACGATGTCATTTGCCTTTTGATCCTGGGCATACAGGGTTGGTGACCACATAAAATGTAAGCAGAGTAGAAAGCAGATAAAAGGAATTTTGAGCTGCATTAATGAGTGGTTTTGGCCGTAGGCAGGCCCGATTTAAATGAATCAAAATCCAGCACCGCCACATCCGATTGAAATGATTGGAATTGTGCGTCGCTCATATTTTTCACTGGTAAACGAAATGTACCACAATCCAACCCAACAACCTTCATATACGCCTTACCGACCGAAATCCCGCCATATTTACCCAGCAACCGGATCATATCAATGGACTTTTGCTGCAATGCACCGGCCTTTTCCATGTCATTTTGTTCAAATGCCTCAATCAGCTCATGATAAAGCGGCGCTGCGTAATTGAATGTGCTCCCTACCGCTCCTTTCGCGCCTACTGCCAATGCAGAAAGCATGTTTTCATCGCGTCCCCAAAGCATATCATATTTGCCGTTTTGGAAATTCAGACAGGACTGAAAATCCATGAAATCCTCATGCGTATACTTCATCCCCGCAAAGTTCGGAAGGCGGCCATCCAGGACTTTTAATAAATCAAACATAGGCAAACCAACCCCCGTGAGTACGGGAATGTGGTAATAATAAAACGGCATTTCAGGCACTGTTTCGGCAATGGCAATAATGCATTCGGCGAGCATTTCAACATTCGCAGGTTTAAAATAGAATGGACTTGTAAACGAAACCGCGTCCAGGCCAATCTGTTGTGCGTGCTTTGCGAGTTCAATGCAATCTGCAATGCAGGTCCCGCCCAACAATGGCATAATGGTGAAGCTCTGATCGTCTCTGGCACAGCTTGCCCATGCCTCGGCCACCTGCTTCTTTTCGGAAATGGTCAGCGAAACGCCTTCGCCCGTCGAGCCGCAGATGAATGCGCCGTTGACGCCGTTTTGTTTTAAAAATTGATAGTAGTCCGGGATCAAATCCAGGTTAAGGCTGCCGTCGGCTTGCATGGGTGTAAACGGAGCGGCAATGAGGCCTTTCAAATGTAAATTCATAATATAATATTGAAATCTGATGCTTAATTAGGTCTTGCAGTTTGGTAGCCGGGCGTTTGCGCAACGAGCGGATCATTGGTCCAGATCGCGGCCTCGACCGGCCATAAAATACGGTAGGCTTGTGTTGCTTTGTCGAGCAGTCCGTAGGGATGGCGTGCACTCTTAAATATAAGTGGTTCAGCGCCAAATTTCATCCTTCGCAGGTCATACCAGCGTTTTCCCTCGTGCACAAATTCTTTGGTACGCTCTTCAAAAATCGCCAGTTCATTGGCATCTTTCCCTGCATTTTTAAACGGTTTCGGATCTTTTGCTGGCGCATAGGCGCGGTCGCGCACGGGCTGGATAAATGCGGTTGGATCTCCGCCTTCTGCATTCACGATTTCGGCGAGCATCAGCAATCTGTCCGCTTCGCGATAAACTGGCCAATCATCTGAAAAGTAGCGTTTATTGGCGTCGATTGTTCCCAGAAACTTCACCAGGGCCGTGTTTTTAATGGTTACCGCATATGGTTTCACATCCGTATTAACTTTATAAAAATCATAGAAAGTCGCATTCCGTCTGCTATCAGCCACATCGTAAGATTGGAAAAGCTCGAATGTATAAGCATAGCGCTGAATGACCTGCATTGAATTAGGCGCAGCCAGCACCAATGGATCGACGAGGAAATTGCCGACCCCGGCGCTCACAGTGGAATCCTTGTAATGCAGTCCGTTGAAATTGAAAGTGGAATAAGTATAAGCCGCCACATTGCCCATTTCAGCTTCTCCAACCCGAAAACGGATCGCGAAAATGATCTCGCTGTTGTTCTTTTGTCCGTAGGCAAAAACGTTGGCGAAACCGGGAAGTAATGTGCTCCCGGTTACTGCATTCAGTGCTGTTTTTGCTTCCGCCAGATCGGCCGTCGTGCCATACACTTTTGCGGACCAAAGAAAAACCTCGCCTTTGAGCATTAAAGCCGCATTAGGCGACCATTGGCTTTTGTCCGTAACCGCAGTCTGTGCGCCAAAAAGTGAGATAGATTTGGTCACATCTGCCTTGATCGCCGCCAGCACATCCGCTTCGGCAGCACGCGCTTTTCGCAATTGCACCGCATCGGTTGTCCCATTCAAAACATCCGCTTCCAGAACCAGCGGCACGCCGCCATAAGTCCGCAGCAAGTGAAAATAATAGTAAGCACGCATCGCATAGGCCTGTCCCAGCAGGTAAATTTTACGCGTTTCGGGCAGGAAACTGATGGCTTCTACTTTTTGAATAAATAGATTGAGCTGCAAAATCGGGCCGTAAAATCCACCCCAGTTGCTGACGCCGGATGAAGTTTCTTCCAGTCGCTGCTCAATGACGGGAAGTTCGTTCAGCGAAGTGGCCTGACGATCGACTGTGCTGTAATTGCCGCCACGCATTTCGCCAAGGCGCAAAAACTGAAACTGGTTATCGCGGAATTGTTTGTGCAAGCCCACCATAAAGTTGTTGACCTGCGATTCGTTCTGCCAAAAGTTGCTGTCGCCGAAATAGTCCTGCGGCGTGAGTTCAAGCGCATCCTGGCAGGAACTCGCCAGCACCGAAAGCAGTGCACAGCATATGTAAAGTCTGATCTTTTTCATCATTTCAAAAAGTGAAGTTGGCTCCAAGGATAAGGGTTGTAGGAATAGTATAAGCGCTGTTCTGCGAGCCCGTGCGCTCAGGCAGGCTCAGCATTTTATTGGTAATATAGCCCAGGTTTTGCCCTGTCGCTGTGAAGGTTAAGCCCGCGATTTTTGCTCTTTGCAGCAATGATGACGGCACAGTGTAGCTCAATGAAATTTCACGGAATGCCAGGTAAGACGAGTTTACCCAGAACATGCTGCTAGGCCTGTCGAAGTTCTTGGAATTCAGCTGATCAGCCCAGGTGTAGCGTGGATATTTGGCATCGGGGTTTTCTGGTGTCCAGGTGTCTTTTACCAATTCGGTTGCATTGAATTCTCCCTGGAAACTGCCCAGTGACCACATTTGCTGGAAATCCATTTGCTTGTGTCCCAAAGCAAAGTCCATCCGCGCAAACAGCGAGAGGTTTTTCCAGCGGATCGTCGTATTAAAACCGCCCGTCCATCTTGGAATGGTCCGTCCCAGGGAAACCATATCGCGTGTATCAATGGTGTCATTTTGATCCAGGTCTTTCCACATCATATCACCCAATTGGGTTGAAATGTAAGTGGCCCTGTTTAAGTTTTGGGAATTGATCAATGCATTGCTCGCCACTCGTTTACCAGCGGATGCGCCATATTGCACTTCGCCCGCCGCAATGTCAATCTTGTTGTATTTGTCCAGATCTTCACCCGTGCGAATGATCCCGTCGCTCACATAACCAAAAATCTCACCCGGCTCCTGCCCTTCCTGCAAGCCCCCCGCCCAGATCACATTCCCGGAACGTGGATCATAAATGCGCTGCCCGCCCTGGCGATTGTTATCATTTCCATTAAATGGCAATTTCAAAACCAGGTTCTTGTTCCAGGCTG
Coding sequences:
- a CDS encoding sodium:solute symporter family transporter codes for the protein MWSPTLYAQDQKANDIVWTELTSLPQPSGGEKQLGVAGAFTGVHNGVLIVAGGANFPGGMPWEGGKKVYRGEVYVLQKKQDAYEWIVSKTPHLKEKTAYGASVSVADGIVCLGGEQENGVTNKAFLMHWNAATSEVISKPLPDMPVALANAGATSIGNIIYIVGGENNGKPSNQFFALNLSEAAPKWEILPALPVAMSHSVVVSQNNGKHSQVYVLGGRSATTSGISDLHSSNFSYDPAKKSWQKLSDISDGKQVTTWSAGTGVASGASYILLIGGDKGNVFHQIETFNAQIAQAELAELKQKLQAEKVALLTSHQGFSKDIYLYNTITDAWTTIGQLPGAAQVTTTAVKWNNDIFIPSGEIRPGTRTPAITKGTIQHKPFFSWIDSAVLGICFLLMTAGRFLFTGKTNNTDDYFKGGERIPQWAAGISIFGAKLSAITFMGIPAKTYGTDWTYFFLLMTIIMVMPLVAGYFIPFYRRLHVTSAYEYLGKRFNYGSRVMASALYVLLQIGRMGIVVLLPSIALTLVTGIDINICIIMIGAISIFFTVKGGIEAVIWVEVIQVLILATGALFCLFYLPFHINDWNAGFKALDQADKLKVFDFRFDFTEPTFWVVVISGLAINLLTYGTDQTTVQRYLTTKSEKESIKSLKLGAWLTLPSTLVFFSIGTLLFLFFREQPQQVNMALNDQDNIFPWYIVSQLPAGLSGLLIAGIFAAAMSSTEASMNSTATLLTTDFYQKLRPDVTPKQTLFFARTATLLLGVFVTCIALYMAHKGVSSLWDKFNTILGLFTGCIGGAFILGIFTKKASGNGVMAGMAISCFTQILIQHYTNIHLLMYAFTGLVSCVVFGYVFSLMMPAERDLKGLTMYE
- a CDS encoding dihydrodipicolinate synthase family protein, whose amino-acid sequence is MNLHLKGLIAAPFTPMQADGSLNLDLIPDYYQFLKQNGVNGAFICGSTGEGVSLTISEKKQVAEAWASCARDDQSFTIMPLLGGTCIADCIELAKHAQQIGLDAVSFTSPFYFKPANVEMLAECIIAIAETVPEMPFYYYHIPVLTGVGLPMFDLLKVLDGRLPNFAGMKYTHEDFMDFQSCLNFQNGKYDMLWGRDENMLSALAVGAKGAVGSTFNYAAPLYHELIEAFEQNDMEKAGALQQKSIDMIRLLGKYGGISVGKAYMKVVGLDCGTFRLPVKNMSDAQFQSFQSDVAVLDFDSFKSGLPTAKTTH
- a CDS encoding RagB/SusD family nutrient uptake outer membrane protein is translated as MEPTSLFEMMKKIRLYICCALLSVLASSCQDALELTPQDYFGDSNFWQNESQVNNFMVGLHKQFRDNQFQFLRLGEMRGGNYSTVDRQATSLNELPVIEQRLEETSSGVSNWGGFYGPILQLNLFIQKVEAISFLPETRKIYLLGQAYAMRAYYYFHLLRTYGGVPLVLEADVLNGTTDAVQLRKARAAEADVLAAIKADVTKSISLFGAQTAVTDKSQWSPNAALMLKGEVFLWSAKVYGTTADLAEAKTALNAVTGSTLLPGFANVFAYGQKNNSEIIFAIRFRVGEAEMGNVAAYTYSTFNFNGLHYKDSTVSAGVGNFLVDPLVLAAPNSMQVIQRYAYTFELFQSYDVADSRRNATFYDFYKVNTDVKPYAVTIKNTALVKFLGTIDANKRYFSDDWPVYREADRLLMLAEIVNAEGGDPTAFIQPVRDRAYAPAKDPKPFKNAGKDANELAIFEERTKEFVHEGKRWYDLRRMKFGAEPLIFKSARHPYGLLDKATQAYRILWPVEAAIWTNDPLVAQTPGYQTARPN